The segment TATTTGGTATGGGTTGTTTCTGGGGAGCTGAGCGCCTTTTCTGGCAGATGGAAGGGGTGGTCAGTACCTCGGTAGGGTACGCTGGCGGTTATACACCCAACCCAAGCTATGAAGAAGTATGCAGCGGACAAACCGGGCATGCCGAAGTAGTTCGCGTCGTGTTTGATACCCGTCACCTCACACTACAAAGCCTGTTGCACAAATTTTGGGAACGTCATGATCCAACCCAAGGTATGCGCCAAGGCAATGACCGGGGCACTCAATATCGTTCGGTGATTTATGTCTATGAGCAAAGCCAACTCGAGCTTGCGCTACAAAGCCAAGCTGAATATCAAACATTACTTGGCGACACGGGGATTACCACAGAGATAGCTTTGGCTGGAAACTACTATTATGCCGAGAACTACCACCAGCAATATTTAGCCAAAAACCCGAATGGTTACTGTGGCTTGGGCGGTACTGGCATCTGTTTTCCACCGCAATCATAGTCGACTATGGTCTGGCTAGTGAAATCAAGATTTGAGTATATACTTTAGTTTGTCTACGCATTTAGCATGACTAAAACAGGAAGAAAATAATGACAAACAAAACTCTACTTGCGCTGGCTATGGCATGCTCTCCAATGTTCGCCTTTGCACACAATTTGACGGTTGGTCAAACCACACCTAATGTCGCGATCGCCAACCATGGTGAAATTTTAGTCGATGGTAAAGAGACGATTTATCAGGCATGGAATAGCAACAATATGCTTGGCAAGGTACGAGTGGTACAAGCCATTGCCGGTCGCAGCAGCTCAAAAGAGATGAACGCGCCTTTGATGACGGCAATTACCGCGGCAAAATTCCCAGCGGAAAGCTACCAAACCACCACCATCATCAACCAAGATGATGCGATGTGGGGCACGGGCTCATTTGTTAAATCATCCGCCGAAGACAGCAAAATGGAGTTCCCATGGTCTTCTATGGTGCTCGATGAGAACGGCATCGTCGCCAATAGCTGGCAGCTACAACCTGAATCATCAGCGATTGTGGTGCAAGACAAACAGGGCAAAGTGTTGTTTGTTAAAGAGGGGCAGCTTTCACCCGCTGAAATCCAGCAAGTTCTTGAGCTAATTACACAAAACTTGTAAGGAATTAAATTTATCCTGACGTTTACAAACGGAGTTGTTATAGTATAACAACTCCGTTTTTTTATTTGGTTAATGACTGTGTTACCTCGCTTTGGTTTATTGTCGCTACGCAAGCTAATGGTTGTACTTTGTACAGTCATGCTACTGCTATGGACAAACTTAGCGGTGATTCATCATCAACTGGATTTGGATATCTCACATCATGAGCACCATCACTGCCAGCTGTTTGCAAGCGTAGTGCATGGCGCCAAATCAAGCGCACAAGCGCACCTTCTCAATCTCTCCACCGAACCTCCACCTTCGCTTGCTGTATATCAATACCTTGAGGCTTCGGTGATCGCGCAAATTGCTCGCGCACCGCCTAAGCTTATCTAAATAAAACAGATTTATTCTGCGCTACCAATAAAACACATCGGTAACGCGAACGCTCACAACCATTTTGTGGGCATCACTACATATTTTGATAAGTTCTAGGAATATATGATGAACAAGTTTTCTCCCGTTGCACTCGCTCTTGGATTAGTTTTTGCTCATTCAGCTATCGCTGAAGATGGATTCCGTCAACATGATGCGCATGTACACGGCGAAGTAGAATTTAATATTGCTCAAGATGGCAATGAGTTACTGGTAGAGATCACCGCGCCAGGTGCTGATGTGGTTGGCTTTGAGCATGCGCCAGAAAACGATGCCCAAAAACAAGCCTTAGAGAAAGCGGTGGCAAAACTAAACCAAGCGACGGACGTGCTATCAATTTCAGCGGCGGCAAACTGTCAAGTTGAGCATGTGGCAGTAAGTCATACACTTGGTGAAGATGAGCACGCTCACCACGACCACGACCATCATGGTGATAAAGACCACCATCAACATCAAGAAAAACATGCTGACCATCATGACCATGATGATCATCACGGACACGATGAGCATAAGGGACATGATGACCACGCTGGACATGATCATGAAAAAGGTGGGCACGGTGAATTTACCATCGAATACCACTACCAATGTGGCGATATCAGCAAGTTAGAGCAGATTGATACCGCTTGGTTTAACCTATTCCCAAGCACAGAAAAAGTACATGCCAATGTACTGACAGATAGCGCGCAAACCGCGGTAGAGCTAAACGCAAAAAACAGCACGATTAAGCTGTAATTGCTAATGAGCTTGGCAAGTTTGCCAAGCTCTTTTGTCATCGATTTTTGATTGGAAAACTCAATGAATAACACCGCTTCTCAGCAGGTGATCAATCTCCACAACGTACAGTTCACTTGGTCCAATAACGCTAACCCAACGCTAGTGATTGATCAGTTGCAAGTGGATCGTGGGGAACACTTATTTATCAAAGGACCTAGTGGTTGTGGCAAATCAACTCTGCTTGGCTTGCTGACCGGCATTAACCAAACCCAAACCGGCAGTGTCACCGTACTCGGACAGAACTTGAGCGGTTTAAGTAGCCGTCAGCGTGACCGTTTTCGCGCGGATAATATTGGTTATATTTTTCAGCAGTTCAATCTATTGCCTTACTTGAGCGTGATTGAAAATGTCACTCTACCCTGCCGCTTCTCCAAGCAACGCCTAGCACGCGTAAACGGCAGTTTAGAGCAGCGTGCAGTGGAACTATTAACTAAGCTGCATCTGAGCCCCAATTTGCTGCACAAGCCTGTGGTTGAATTAAGTATTGGTCAACAGCAGCGCGTCGCTGCGGCTCGAGCGCTGATTGGCAACCCGCCCTTGATCATTGCCGATGAACCAACATCATCATTGGATCATGATAACCGCAGCGCGTTTATTGAGTTATTGCTAGAACAAGCGAATCAAGTCGATGCCACATTGGTGTTTGTCAGCCACGATCCGACTTTAGAGCCACTATTTGATCGCAACCTCGACCTACGTCAAGTTAACCGAGCTGGGGAGTACCTATGAGCCCAACCTTAATGCTAGCTTGGAAGAGTGTTAATAATCGACGTCTTACCGCATTTTTAACCATTCTTACCGTTGCCGTATCACTGGTGCTACTGCTAGGGGTTGAGCGTATCCGAACCCAAGCTAAGACCAGTTTTGCCAATACCATCTCCGGAACCGATCTGATTGTGGGCGGGCGTTCGGGGCAAGTGAACTTGCTGCTTTACTCTGTCTTTCGAATTGGTAATGCCACCAACAACATCGACTGGAAAAGCTTTGAGGAGTTTAGCCAGCATCGCGCCGTCGATTGGACCATTCCCCTATCGCTTGGTGATTCACATAAAGGTTTTCGAGTTTTAGGCACTAACCAAAGCTACTTTGACCACTACCGCTACGGCAGCAAACAACATCTTGAACTCGCTCAAGGTCGTCCATTTAATCAGTTATTTGAAACCGTGATTGGGGCAGATGTAGCGAAGAAACTCGGTTACGAGATAGGCAGCGAAATTATTATTGCTCATGGCATCAGTGATGTCGGCTTTAGCCGTCACGATAACCTACCATTTAAAGTGGTTGGCATCTTTGCACCTACCGGTACACCGGTGGATAAAACCGTGCATGTCTCTTTAGAGGCGATTGAAGCCATTCATGTCGGTTGGGAATCGGGGGCAAGACTTGGTCCGACCCCAACGGCAGAGCAACTCGAGCAACATAACTTTCAACCCAAGCAGATCACTGCGATGCTGATTGGCTTAAAGTCGAGAATTCAGACCTTTGCCCTACAACGCCAGATCAATACCTATCCGCAGGAGCCACTCAGCGCTATCTTACCCGGTGTCGCTTTACATGAATTATGGGGCATGATGTCGGTGGCAGAGCAAGCATTGATGGTGGTCTCGGGTTTTGTGGTTGTCGCGGGCTTACTTGGTATGCTCTCTAGCTTACTGACTAGCTTGCAGGAAAGACGTCGAGAGATGGCAATTCTACGTGCGATGGGGGCAAGACCGCGACATATCTTCAGCCTGCTAATCTTAGAAGCGAGCGTATTAACCTCTATCGGTATATTACTGGGGATCGCTCTACTCTACGGCATACTGGCGCTAGTCGGTCCCTATGTGACACAAAACTACGGTATTCAACTGCCGTTAGTGATGCTCTCACATTATGAATTAGGATTAATCGCTGCGGTGCAATTTGCCGGAACAGTGATTGGCATTTTCCCAGCGCTGCGAGCTTATCGTCAATCTCTCAGTGATGGTATGACGATACGTGTGTAATTAGGTGTAACCATGAAGAAAATAATCGTATTGCTTTGCTCGCTATTTAGCTTAGCCCTGCCCCTCACTGCCGTAGTAAGTGAAGATACTTTAACTTTAGACTGGATCGATTTGATCCCCGAATCTGAGCGGAACCAATTTGATGCGATGGGAATGCCAATGGTCTCAGACCACTCTGGTGGTGCCATGCAGCAATCCAAAGTTGGCACCGTGCGCCAAGAGCTCAATGGCAGCAAAGTAAAAATCCCGGGCTTTGTGATTCCACTTGAAGGGGATGACGAGAAGATTACTGAATTTTTATTAGTGCCGTACTTTGGCGCATGTATCCATGTACCGCCGCCGCCGCCAAACCAAATTATCTACGTAAAGTTCCCTTCTGGCGCACCAATACAGCAACTTTGGGATGTGATCTACGTGATAGGCACATTAAAAACAGAAACGCTCAATCATGAGCTGGCAGAAACCGCTTACCTTATCGAGGGAACCGAAATTGCCGAATATGATGACTACTAATAATTAATTAACAAACTAACAACCTGTTAATCTTCCTTGTTATATTAGGTATCTAGACAGATACACTAGCACTGCTAGGTAAACCAGTAGTAGCAAGGCGATTGACAGGTGCTTCCTTAGTTTATTATCAAGCGAAAACTTCATAAACACCTCACAAATACCGATAACAACTTTAACAAATTATTATCAATTGGCATAGTCAATTTTGCCGGGTGCTCTCACATTAGTTTCACTGGTAGCCTTCCGATGAAAAAGGTACAGTTAGGTTCCCAAGCAAAATGGCAAGACTTGGTCATAACTCACTGTTGGTTAAGGTAATCCTATGTCTGAGAGTCACAAACCTGTCACCCTTGAACACGAGGCGAAAGCAGAGAATCGCCAGGAGAAAAAGTCCAGCTACGTCAAAGACAGTTCTAGTCGCGTGCTGTACATTGCCCAAGCACATGGCTTAGATGCACTGCTACAAAAAGAAGCGCCACAAAAGCCAGCGCTTGAACGCGCATTGCTTAGAGAGCGTCGTCGTCGTGAACAGCAGCAGAAGAACCTCGAGCAAATCCTCAAACTTGCCTATGCCTCTTGTAGCGATGAGACTGCCGGTGAACCCGATCAAGATTGGTTATACCGCTTCTTTGATATGGCTCAAGAAGTTCATAATCCCTCGATGCAAAGACTTTGGGCGCAAGTCTTTAAACGTGAAGTGACCAATCCAGGTTCCACGTCGATGAAAGCGTTAAAAGTCCTACATGACATGGCACCAAAAGAAGCACAAATTCTACAACGCGCCGCCTCACTGGCTTGTAGTTTTGGTCATGATAGTAGTCGCAAACTGTTAATCGGTTTTCGCGCCCAAGGGGGAATGTTCAGCTTTGGTAAACGTACCATTACCAACAACATCAACATCGGTAGTTTCCAACTGCCGTACTCGAATTTGTTAGTACTATTCGAACTTGGCTTGATGCACGGCACCGAACTTGAATCCGGTGAAATCGAATTAGAATCCCCATTACCACTCACCTACCAAGGCAAAAACCTGTCACTCCAAGCTCACAGCAAAGGGGTTCGCTTCCTGTATTACCGCTTTACTCCAACTGGGAATGAACTGTGTAAGCTGCTGGGTAACAAGCCTAATATGCAGTATTACGACCAAGTGGTGGCTCTGCTAGGGCAGAAATTCAGCGTGCAAACTGAAGTAAAAAGTAGCGTTCATCATGCGGTTTAGTGAGCGGAAGGTAGGAACGCAAAGCGAAAGCTGAGGACGGAACGCAAAGCAAGGCTTTGCTTCGGGATGCGGGAACGCTCAGCGTTACTGAGCTACGGATAGAGCCTAAAACCTAGAGTTGAGAATCGGGAATTGAGAATTGAGAAAAAACGCCAGCATGTTACTGCTGGCGTTTTTGTTTTCTAAAGATAACCGAATAATTGAAGCTGCAGTCAACAACGCTGCGGCTTCAAATATGCAGGTTATTACGCTTTGAACGCTTTGAATGCATTGATCAAACCATTAGTTGAGCTATCGTGAGAATCAATTGCAGACTCATCAGCAAGCTCAGGTAGGATTTGGTTTGCTAGTTGTTTACCTAGCTCTACACCCCATTGGTCGAAGCTGAAGATATTTAGGATCACACCTTGTACGAAGATCTTGTGCTCGTACATCGCAATCAAGTTACCTAGCGTGCGCGGAGTGATCTGCTTAACTAGGATTGAGTTCGTTGGGCGGTTACCTTCAAATACTTTGAATGGTACTAGTGATGCTGCTTCTTCTTCTGTTTTACCCGCTTTAATAAACTCAGCTAGTACTGTTTCTGCTGTTTTACCAAATGCTAGAGCTTCTGTTTGTGCGAAGAAGTTCGACATCAGTTTTTGGTGATGATCGCCTGCTGGATTGTGGCTGATTGCTGGTGCAATAAAGTCACAAGGGATCAACTTAGTACCTTGGTGAATTAGTTGGTAGAACGCGTGCTGACCGTTTGTACCTGGTTCACCCCAAATAATTGGACCGGTTTGGTAAGTGACTGCGTTGCCGTTACGGTCAACGTATTTACCGTTTGATTCCATGTTACCTTGTTGGAAGTACGCAGCAAAACGATGCATGTACTGATCGTAAGGCAGGATCGCTTCAGTTTCCGCGCCGTGGAAGTTGTTGTACCAAATACCGATTAGCGCCAAGATCACAGGAATATTGCTTTCTAGATCCGTTGCAACGAAGTGGTTATCCATTTCGTGCGCACCATCTAAAAGCTCAACAAAGTTGTCGTAGCCTACCGATAGAGCGATTGAAAGACCGATTGCTGACCATAGAGAGTAGCGACCACCAACCCAGTCCCAGAATTCAAACATGTTATCTGTGTCGATACCAAACTCAGATACCGCTGGCGCGTTAGTTGAAAGTGCTGCAAAGTGCTTAGCAACGTGTGCTTGATCTTGAGCAGACTCTAGGAACCAGTCACGCGCTGTGTGCGCGTTAGTCATGGTTTCTTGAGTTGTGAATGTCTTAGACGCGATCAAGAATAGGGTCGTTTCTGGATTTACGTTCTTCAATGTTTCAACGATGTGAGTACCGTCAACGTTTGAAACAAAGTGCAGATTTAGGTGGTTCTTGTATGGCGCTAGTGCTTCCGTCACCATGTAAGGACCAAGGTCAGAACCACCGATACCGATGTTGACGATATCTGTGATTGCTTTGCCTGTGTAACCTTTCCACTCACCGCCAATTACGCGCTCAGTGAAAGATTTGATTTTCTCAAGAACCGCATTTACTGCTGGCATTACGTCTTCACCGTCAACCATGACTGGTTTGTTTGAACGGTTACGCAGAGCTGTGTGCAGTACTGCACGACCTTCAGTCTGGTTGATCGCTTCACCACTGAACATCGCTTCAATCGCAGATTGAAGGTCCGTTTCTTTTGCTAGCGCAAAAAGATGTTGTAACGTTTCTTGGTTGATTAGGTTTTTCGAGTAATCGATAAGAAGATCGTTACCAAAACGAGTAGAAAACTTGTCAAAGCGTGCTGCATCGCTCGCGAACAACTCAGTTAAATCCATATCTTGAGCAGATTCAAAATGTGCTGTTAACGCTTTCCACGCTTGAGTTTGCGTTGGGTTAATATTTTTCAACATGGTCTCTATTCCGATGTTACAGTAGGTTCTATTCCTCAGTTGTTCGTCAACGTTGGAATCCCCGATTTTTAAGCAAAAAAATTTGGTTCTGGGCTAGATGTTTGGGCTAAACGCGACAAAACAAGAGCCTGTAATTTTTTTTCATAGGACAATTATGACTCAGCCCTTTCTCAATCACATTGAGTTATATCACGTTCAATCGCTTAGTTCATGTACGTAATATTGTAGAAGCCGTGAAACTAGACTAGTCAGCATCGACAAAATTGCCAAATTATTGAGTAAGGAAAGATTATGTGGACACAAAAAAGTATCACGCTAGGCGCTAAAGCGCGTGGATTTCATCTGATTACTGATGAAATTGAACAACAGTTGCCACAAATAGACTCGATTTCAGTAGGTTTATTACATCTATTCATTCAACACAGCTCAGCCAGTTTAACCATCAATGAAAATGCCGACCCGACCGTACGCGCGGACATGGAAAAGCACTTTAATCATTTTGTGCCTGAGCACGCGCCTTACTATCAACATACCTACGAAGGGGACGATGATATGCCAGCTCATATTAAAGCCTCAACGCTAGGCACCAGTGTGACGATACCAATTAGCAACGGTCGCTTAGCTTTAGGCACATGGCAGGGCATTTACTTAGGTGAGCATCGTGATCATGGTGGTCGTCGCAACGTGATAGCCACGATTCAGGGGGAGTAATCCAGCTCTCGGCGGTTGAGAAAACTCAGCACCAAAAACAACAAAGGGAGCAAAAGCTCCCTTTGATAACATCAATCTGAATAAACCATATCGACGCGTGGTGTCAGTTTGGTCACCAACTCGTATGCAATCGTGCCGATATGAGCCGCCACTTCTTCCGAAGGTAACTCTTTACCCCACAAAATTGCCTCGTCACCGACCTTATCGGTCGCTTCCGGTCCTAAGTCGACACTCAGCATATCCATCGACACTCGACCCGCTATCGGCACTTTACGACCATTAACAAACACTGGCGTACCATTTGGCGCAGTGCGTGGATAACCATCACCGTAACCAATCGCAATCACGCCCACTTTGGTGTCGCGCTCACTGGTCCATGTACCACCATAACCGACGCTTTCTCCCTTTTTCACCTCGCGTACCGCGATGATGTGAGACTTTAACGTCATAACTGGTTGAAAACCCAATTCCACAGCAGATTTCTCAGCAAATGGCGAAACACCATACATAATAATGCCGGGACGCACCCAGTCTAGATGGCTTTGCGGCCAAGCCAATACACCGGCTGATGCAGCAAGAGAGCGTTCACCTTTGCAGCCATTCGTTAGCGAACGAAACAGCTCAATTTGCTCATGAGTCGTGGCTTTTTCAAGCTCATCAGCACTGGCAAAGTGACTGATGTAGCGTAGTGGCTTCGCAACGTTTTCGCACGCTTTTAGGCGTGAAATAAAGTCATCCAATTGCTCAGGACGCACGCCCAAACGATGCATACCACTGTCGATTTTCAGCCACACCTGTACTGGGGTTTCTAAAATGGCATTTTCCAACGCTTCAAGCTGTTCAACGCAATGCAGCGCGGTTTGAATATTATTGGTCACCAATACTGGTAAGTCGCCTGGTGAATAAAAGCCTTCCAGCAATAAGATCGGCTTAACAATGCCAGCTGCTCGCAGTTGCAACGCTTCTTCGATACGTGCAACGCCATAAGCGTCAGCATAATCTGCATGCTTGGCGATCTGCACTAAACCATGCCCATAACCATTGGCTTTGACTACCGCCATCATCTTACTGCTTGGCGCTTGCTGCTTTAGTTGCTGCAAATTGTGCTGCAATGCCGCGAGGTCTACATGAGCCGTCGCCGCCTTCATATAACTCATACTATTACTCGTCATCCATATCAAACGCAGGACCCGCGTAGTTATCGAAGCGTGAATATTGTCCTTGGAACGTCAAACGTACTGAACCGATAGGACCGTTACGCTGCTTACCTAGGATAATTTCAGCGGTACCTTTCATCGAACTGTCCGGGTTATAAACCTCGTCACGATAGATAAACATGATCAAGTCGGCATCCTGCTCGATAGAGCCTGATTCACGCAAGTCCGAGTTAACCGGGCGTTTATCGGCCCGTTGCTCTAGGGAACGGTTAAGCTGAGACAGTGCGACCACAGGAACATTTAGCTCTTTCGCCAGTGCTTTTAGCGAGCGAGAGATTTCCGCGATTTCTAGAGTACGGTTATCGGATAGCGCTGGCACACGCATTAGCTGCAAGTAGTCGACCATGATAAGCGATAAACCGCCATGTTCTCGGGCGATACGACGGGCACGAGAGCGAACTTCGGTCGGTGTTAAGCCTGAGCTATCATCGATGTACATGTTCTTCTTCTCCATCAGGATACCCATGGTAGAAGAAATTCGCGCCCAATCCTCATCATCAAGCTGACCGGTACGGATCTTGGTTTGGTCAACGCGTGACAGTGACGCGAGCATACGCATCATGATCTGTTCTGCTGGCATCTCTAGTGAGAAGATCAACACCGGCTTATCCGACACCATCGCAGCGTTTTCACATAAGTTCATCGCAAAGGTGGTTTTACCCATCGAAGGACGTGCTGCGACGATAACTAAGTCAGAGCCTTGCAGACCAGCGGTTTTCTTGTTGAGGTCAGTAAAGCCGGTATCAACCCCGGTCACACCATCTTGTGGCGACTTGTACAACAGCTCGATACGCTCCAGCGTCTTCTCAAGAATGTTGTCGACATTTTGTGGACCATCGCTCTCTTTGGTACGCGATTCGGCAATCGCAAATACCTTACTTTCGGCTAAATCGACCAAATCTTCTGAAGAGCGACCTTGCGGATCATAACCCGCATCAGCAATTTCATTCGCCACACCGATCAGTTCACGCACGACGGCGCGTTCAGCAACGATATCGGCATAGGCATTAATATTGGCCGCACTTGGGGTATTTTTTACTAAGTCTGCTAGGTAGGCAAAACCACCGACATCTTCGAGATTTTCATGCAACTCGAGGTATTCAGAGAGAGTGATTAAATCCAGCGGTTTACTGTCTTCAAGAATACGCTGCACCGCCTCAAAAATGATGCGATGTGGACGACTATAAAAATCACGTGCGACAACACGCTCGGCAACCGTATCCCAACGCTCGTTATCCAGCAATAGACCACCAATAACTGATTGCTCAGCCTCTAATGAGTGTGGTGGAGCCTTAATTGCATCAACTTGTGCATCAGTTTTATTACGCCTGCGATTATCCGCTCTGTTCTCTGCCATGGTTCTGCTCAACTACTTTCTATGACCGCTCATTATAACGAGATTAGACCGCT is part of the Vibrio ponticus genome and harbors:
- the msrA gene encoding peptide-methionine (S)-S-oxide reductase MsrA, which encodes MLDKQTLVTPELALPGRSEEMVIDQTHFVNGSPIKAPLTEHQQQILFGMGCFWGAERLFWQMEGVVSTSVGYAGGYTPNPSYEEVCSGQTGHAEVVRVVFDTRHLTLQSLLHKFWERHDPTQGMRQGNDRGTQYRSVIYVYEQSQLELALQSQAEYQTLLGDTGITTEIALAGNYYYAENYHQQYLAKNPNGYCGLGGTGICFPPQS
- a CDS encoding YtfJ family protein, with product MTNKTLLALAMACSPMFAFAHNLTVGQTTPNVAIANHGEILVDGKETIYQAWNSNNMLGKVRVVQAIAGRSSSKEMNAPLMTAITAAKFPAESYQTTTIINQDDAMWGTGSFVKSSAEDSKMEFPWSSMVLDENGIVANSWQLQPESSAIVVQDKQGKVLFVKEGQLSPAEIQQVLELITQNL
- a CDS encoding DUF2607 family protein, encoding MTVLPRFGLLSLRKLMVVLCTVMLLLWTNLAVIHHQLDLDISHHEHHHCQLFASVVHGAKSSAQAHLLNLSTEPPPSLAVYQYLEASVIAQIARAPPKLI
- the zrgA gene encoding zinc uptake protein ZrgA, whose protein sequence is MNKFSPVALALGLVFAHSAIAEDGFRQHDAHVHGEVEFNIAQDGNELLVEITAPGADVVGFEHAPENDAQKQALEKAVAKLNQATDVLSISAAANCQVEHVAVSHTLGEDEHAHHDHDHHGDKDHHQHQEKHADHHDHDDHHGHDEHKGHDDHAGHDHEKGGHGEFTIEYHYQCGDISKLEQIDTAWFNLFPSTEKVHANVLTDSAQTAVELNAKNSTIKL
- a CDS encoding ABC transporter ATP-binding protein, with product MNNTASQQVINLHNVQFTWSNNANPTLVIDQLQVDRGEHLFIKGPSGCGKSTLLGLLTGINQTQTGSVTVLGQNLSGLSSRQRDRFRADNIGYIFQQFNLLPYLSVIENVTLPCRFSKQRLARVNGSLEQRAVELLTKLHLSPNLLHKPVVELSIGQQQRVAAARALIGNPPLIIADEPTSSLDHDNRSAFIELLLEQANQVDATLVFVSHDPTLEPLFDRNLDLRQVNRAGEYL
- a CDS encoding ABC transporter permease, with translation MSPTLMLAWKSVNNRRLTAFLTILTVAVSLVLLLGVERIRTQAKTSFANTISGTDLIVGGRSGQVNLLLYSVFRIGNATNNIDWKSFEEFSQHRAVDWTIPLSLGDSHKGFRVLGTNQSYFDHYRYGSKQHLELAQGRPFNQLFETVIGADVAKKLGYEIGSEIIIAHGISDVGFSRHDNLPFKVVGIFAPTGTPVDKTVHVSLEAIEAIHVGWESGARLGPTPTAEQLEQHNFQPKQITAMLIGLKSRIQTFALQRQINTYPQEPLSAILPGVALHELWGMMSVAEQALMVVSGFVVVAGLLGMLSSLLTSLQERRREMAILRAMGARPRHIFSLLILEASVLTSIGILLGIALLYGILALVGPYVTQNYGIQLPLVMLSHYELGLIAAVQFAGTVIGIFPALRAYRQSLSDGMTIRV
- a CDS encoding DUF3299 domain-containing protein, whose protein sequence is MKKIIVLLCSLFSLALPLTAVVSEDTLTLDWIDLIPESERNQFDAMGMPMVSDHSGGAMQQSKVGTVRQELNGSKVKIPGFVIPLEGDDEKITEFLLVPYFGACIHVPPPPPNQIIYVKFPSGAPIQQLWDVIYVIGTLKTETLNHELAETAYLIEGTEIAEYDDY
- a CDS encoding TIGR03899 family protein codes for the protein MSESHKPVTLEHEAKAENRQEKKSSYVKDSSSRVLYIAQAHGLDALLQKEAPQKPALERALLRERRRREQQQKNLEQILKLAYASCSDETAGEPDQDWLYRFFDMAQEVHNPSMQRLWAQVFKREVTNPGSTSMKALKVLHDMAPKEAQILQRAASLACSFGHDSSRKLLIGFRAQGGMFSFGKRTITNNINIGSFQLPYSNLLVLFELGLMHGTELESGEIELESPLPLTYQGKNLSLQAHSKGVRFLYYRFTPTGNELCKLLGNKPNMQYYDQVVALLGQKFSVQTEVKSSVHHAV
- the pgi gene encoding glucose-6-phosphate isomerase, which gives rise to MLKNINPTQTQAWKALTAHFESAQDMDLTELFASDAARFDKFSTRFGNDLLIDYSKNLINQETLQHLFALAKETDLQSAIEAMFSGEAINQTEGRAVLHTALRNRSNKPVMVDGEDVMPAVNAVLEKIKSFTERVIGGEWKGYTGKAITDIVNIGIGGSDLGPYMVTEALAPYKNHLNLHFVSNVDGTHIVETLKNVNPETTLFLIASKTFTTQETMTNAHTARDWFLESAQDQAHVAKHFAALSTNAPAVSEFGIDTDNMFEFWDWVGGRYSLWSAIGLSIALSVGYDNFVELLDGAHEMDNHFVATDLESNIPVILALIGIWYNNFHGAETEAILPYDQYMHRFAAYFQQGNMESNGKYVDRNGNAVTYQTGPIIWGEPGTNGQHAFYQLIHQGTKLIPCDFIAPAISHNPAGDHHQKLMSNFFAQTEALAFGKTAETVLAEFIKAGKTEEEAASLVPFKVFEGNRPTNSILVKQITPRTLGNLIAMYEHKIFVQGVILNIFSFDQWGVELGKQLANQILPELADESAIDSHDSSTNGLINAFKAFKA
- a CDS encoding secondary thiamine-phosphate synthase enzyme YjbQ — encoded protein: MWTQKSITLGAKARGFHLITDEIEQQLPQIDSISVGLLHLFIQHSSASLTINENADPTVRADMEKHFNHFVPEHAPYYQHTYEGDDDMPAHIKASTLGTSVTIPISNGRLALGTWQGIYLGEHRDHGGRRNVIATIQGE
- the alr gene encoding alanine racemase, translated to MKAATAHVDLAALQHNLQQLKQQAPSSKMMAVVKANGYGHGLVQIAKHADYADAYGVARIEEALQLRAAGIVKPILLLEGFYSPGDLPVLVTNNIQTALHCVEQLEALENAILETPVQVWLKIDSGMHRLGVRPEQLDDFISRLKACENVAKPLRYISHFASADELEKATTHEQIELFRSLTNGCKGERSLAASAGVLAWPQSHLDWVRPGIIMYGVSPFAEKSAVELGFQPVMTLKSHIIAVREVKKGESVGYGGTWTSERDTKVGVIAIGYGDGYPRTAPNGTPVFVNGRKVPIAGRVSMDMLSVDLGPEATDKVGDEAILWGKELPSEEVAAHIGTIAYELVTKLTPRVDMVYSD
- a CDS encoding replicative DNA helicase encodes the protein MAENRADNRRRNKTDAQVDAIKAPPHSLEAEQSVIGGLLLDNERWDTVAERVVARDFYSRPHRIIFEAVQRILEDSKPLDLITLSEYLELHENLEDVGGFAYLADLVKNTPSAANINAYADIVAERAVVRELIGVANEIADAGYDPQGRSSEDLVDLAESKVFAIAESRTKESDGPQNVDNILEKTLERIELLYKSPQDGVTGVDTGFTDLNKKTAGLQGSDLVIVAARPSMGKTTFAMNLCENAAMVSDKPVLIFSLEMPAEQIMMRMLASLSRVDQTKIRTGQLDDEDWARISSTMGILMEKKNMYIDDSSGLTPTEVRSRARRIAREHGGLSLIMVDYLQLMRVPALSDNRTLEIAEISRSLKALAKELNVPVVALSQLNRSLEQRADKRPVNSDLRESGSIEQDADLIMFIYRDEVYNPDSSMKGTAEIILGKQRNGPIGSVRLTFQGQYSRFDNYAGPAFDMDDE